CACCCAGCCTCAATTCTTCCAGCACCCAGTATGAGACAATAGAAGCATTTGTTCTAGGAGAGGAGAATCAGCCATCCTAAGAGTGGAGGGTTGCCCCTCCTTCCTTATTTTTAAGGGACCAGAAAGAATTGTGTACCTTGAACCAACAACTATTCATTGTAAAATAGTATGTGACGCCTTCTTCGCCAAagtgatcatatatatatatccccaatGAGCCATGCCGGTCATAAATTTTCCGCTTCTTAGGGTCACTCAGTACGGCATGGGCTGTGTTGATCTCCTTGAAGATTTCTGCTGCTTGAGCGTCCCCTGGATTCTTGTCTGGATGATACTTCAAGGCCAGTCTCCTAGCCAGGCAATACCCAAAAGAAGGGTGGGCAGAGGATGggagtggtgggggtgggagggttaCGATGAATGACAGGGATAAGTCTCTAGAGGGTGAAGAAAGAATGCATGAGAGGATGGAGGCAAGCAAGCATTCCTTCACACGGAAGAGGATGATGGCCCCATCTGGCCCCAAAGTGGAGGTCTGGGTATTTAAAAATTGGgtcaggggactttcctggtgatccagtggttaagaatctgctttccaatgcagaggatgtgggtttgatccctggtcagggaactaagatcccacttaggcaactaagccagtgcctTCTAGAGcgtgcatgccacaatgaaagatcctacACACCACAAcagagacctgatgcagccaaataaatattaaaaaaaaaaaaaaaagggtcagaaagcaaggtaggaggagaagggtttAAAGGGAAGAATTGCGAGATTTAATAAGGGGCTGATGTCTGAACCTGTAGGCCTTCTTGACGTCTTCAGGTGAGGCACCCTTCTTAAGCTCCAGCACTGCATAGAGGGTTGACCCAGACTTGGACAACTGGCGGGCGGCCTCGTCCACATGAGCCATGATctgggtgggaggaagggaagcGTTTGTGAGAACTTCCAGGGGTGGGGGCCACAGAGAAGTGAACTTCCAGTGACAGGAAACTCATCACCTTCAGGGGCGAGGCAGGAAAGGGGCAACCATGGGACAAATATCAGACAATGGCGAGTGGCACCTGTGACTAGCAGGAGAGCACAGGTGACAAGACATTTGAATTCAAATTTTACAGAAGAAACGTCTTCTCCTCAGCTTCCCCAGTGCCCATCAGATACACAGAGCTCAGACACCCCACATTCTACAGAGGCAAAGAGGAGGTCTAAACCCTGCAAAAAGATCCATTTTGTCCAGAGCTACAGGGATTGTACAGAAGGAGTCCTGAGCCTGTCCAAGTCCTTGTTGGGTCTGAAAGCCCAGCAGGATCCCAGTCTCGGAACAGGCTGGGTGGGGAATCCTGGCGGTCCACAATCTCCAAGGGAAGAACAAGTCAGACCAAACTATGAGCTGCCTAAGAGAAGCCAAGCGTCTAGAAACCAGGCCGGAAGGCAGGGCTTGCACCTAGGCCAGACACTTTCTCCCTCCTAGCCTGCCCTCTCAAACCATCTCACCCCTGTTTCTCAGGGAGAACAGGGAGATGACTCAAGGATGACAGAAGAAGTGAAAACCGGGAGCTGTTGGGGCTGACCAGAGAGGGAGCAGGGAGCCGCACCCCAGGGAGTGGGAGACAGCCTGGGAGGCCGTGGTCTGGGAGAACCAAGGCGACAGCTCAGAAGGGAATGCTCTGGTTCCTCAGGTCCTCTCTGGCTCTGTGTGGACCCCTCATCCGGCCTGGCATCTACCTCATAGTCGCTCTATTCAGCCGGGAGGCCTCACGCGATCTCCATGAAGGTGTGAAACTTAATACGGCAGCGGTCCAGTGGCCGACCGAGCCTGCGCACTGCGTCAACACTACGGGTCACTTTTTGGCGCTGCCGGTAGGTCTTggttggggctggggtgggactTATTTTGCTCGCAGGAAGCCTGAGCGTAGGGATCTGCCTGGTGCCCGTGGCCAAAGGCTGTGGGGTGTCAGTTTCTGCCCCACCCGCGGGTGCAGCCTCCAGGGGCGTCCCTTCTCCCGTGGGAGGGGGAATCATTCATCCTGATCGGGGACCTGACTCATCGACTCACTTAAGAAAAGATAACAGGGCTTGCA
This DNA window, taken from Bubalus kerabau isolate K-KA32 ecotype Philippines breed swamp buffalo chromosome 11, PCC_UOA_SB_1v2, whole genome shotgun sequence, encodes the following:
- the DNAJC5G gene encoding dnaJ homolog subfamily C member 5G; this translates as MAHVDEAARQLSKSGSTLYAVLELKKGASPEDVKKAYRRLALKYHPDKNPGDAQAAEIFKEINTAHAVLSDPKKRKIYDRHGSLGIYIYDHFGEEGVTYYFTMNSCWFKTLVLLCALLTCCCCCCCCCFCCGALKPPPEETTNKKNASNVQHQPPRSGRREHFRRGEDGSSDDN